From Coffea arabica cultivar ET-39 chromosome 9c, Coffea Arabica ET-39 HiFi, whole genome shotgun sequence, one genomic window encodes:
- the LOC140014229 gene encoding zinc finger BED domain-containing protein RICESLEEPER 2-like: protein MVIGHWIDGNWKLQKRVLNFVHIRLPRRGVEISDAVFNGCKKLLGGGKLFHVHCCAYVLNLMVQDGLKEIVDISENIRNSVDFMNKSDGRTLLFAKIAQHVQISEKKLLHDCKTRWNSIYEMLSCVVKYKEIFPRFQVREPNYEYCPSSEDWKKVKKVCTILEKFYTATHIISGSEYPTSNLFLPEVLKVKKLLDARVDDEDNFVRGMITRMKLKFDKYWKKCNLLMSIAVIYPRQKMRATEFTFPKMYSTYEAQENMTYVRKAIFELYIEYVVMATSGSAGTDCSLNAAFKIVCLPRASADYWDDLDEYCGQFESDEPHKSELVDYLDKSRQPTGKNPKDFNCLDW from the exons ATGGTGATCGGGCATTGGATTGATGGAAATTGGAAGCTTCAGAAGAGGGTGTTAAATTTTGTCCATATTCGACTACCTCGTCGAGGAGTTGAGATTTCCGATGCAGTTTTCAA CGGATGCAAGAAGTTATTGGGTGGAGGAAAGCTATTTCATGTTCATTGTTGTGCCTATGTCTTGAACCTTATGGTTCAAGATGGCTTGAAGGAGATAGTAGATATTTCTGAAAATATCCGAAATAGCGTGGATTTTATGAACAAGTCTGATGGTAGGACATTGCTATTTGCAAAAATTGCTCAACACGTGCAAATTTCTGAGAAAAAATTGCTCCATGATTGTAAGACGAGGTGGAATTCAATATATGAAATGTTGAGTTGTGTTGTAAAATATAAGGAGATTTTTCCTCGTTTTCAAGTTCGAGAGCCCAATTATGAGTACTGTCCATCTTCAGAGGATTGGAAGAAAGTTAAGAAAGTTTGCACCATTTTAGAGAAATTCTACACAGCCACGCACATAATTTCGGGGAGTGAGTATCCAACTAGCAACCTATTCCTTCCTGAGGTTCTAAAGGTGAAGAAACTCTTGGATGCACGAGTGGATGATGAAGATAATTTTGTCCGAGGTATGATTACAAGAATGAAACTCAAGTTTGACAAATACTGGAAAAAGTGCAATTTATTGATGTCCATTGCAGTTATCTATCCAAGACAAAAGATGCGAGCAACAGAGTTCACCTTCCCTAAGATGTATTCCACATATGAAGCTCAAGAGAATATGACATACGTTCGAAAAGCCATCTTTGAGTTGTATATCGAGTATGTTGTTATGGCTACAAGTGGAAGTGCAGGAACTGATTGTTCATTAAATGCTGCATTCAAAATTGTGTGTCTACCTCGAGCAAGTGCTGACTATTGGGATGATTTAGATGAGTATTGTGGTCAATTTGAATCCGATGAGCCCCACAAGAGCGAGTTGGTGGATTACCTAGACAAGTCTCGCCAGCCTACTGGAAAAAATCCAAAGGATTTCAACTGTTTAGATTGGTGA
- the LOC140014230 gene encoding uncharacterized protein yields MAENSQQFTTREDGPIRRVNEVETPSIQQQLNELTAFVRQQAVRNASQARVCGICTGIGHSADMCPMIQEETAEQVNMADHAPAPRKQYDPYSSTYNHGWRDHPNLSYGGNRQPNFIPNKQSNFVPNKPPGYQQQYQPRPPPPPQSGSSTEEMLKQMMTTMAQNQQRTEAAIMQNQQKTDSEMQDIRNQIGQMATRINRLESQNQGKLPSQPELNPKNVSAMTLRSGKEIYGPEPMIPKDKDEKKIENELEREDSNGADPKVLPDQIITVKTDPPPFPNRLEKSKKQDKEKEILEVFRKVEINIPLLDAIKQVPKYVKFLRDLCVNRRRLTGDERVIVGKNVSAVLQRKLPPKCGHPGMFTIPCKIGNTVIRRAMLDLGASINVMPKSIYASLKLGPLKETEIIIQLADRTNAYPDGLVEDVLVKVNDLVFPADFYVLDMDDDHSPDPSPLLLGRPFMSTAQTKIDVNKGILSMEFDEKIVHFNIFDTMKYPSNSNFSSVFSVSAIDPVVQEVFETDGRDELEVALTKHLELETTPQVEWSEDLKCTIGALHSLQTTTKRYVVLPIFTPEPHQRVLPSVVQAPVLELKPLPEHLKYAYLGDNETLPVIISSALSKT; encoded by the coding sequence ATGGCAGAGAATTCACAGCAATTCACTACAAGAGAGGATGGCCCAATACGTAGGGTAAATGAGGTAGAGACACCCTCTATACAGCAGCAGTTAAATGAGTTGACTGCGTTTGTTAGGCAACAGGCTGTGAGAAATGCATCACAAGCCAGGGTATGCGGGATTTGCACTGGTATAGGCCACTCTGCAGACATGTGCCCAATGATTCAGGAAGAAACTGCAGAACAGGTGAACATGGCTGACCACGCGCCCGCGCCAAGGAAGCAGTACGACCCTTACTCAAGCACCTACAACCACGGGTGGAGAGATCATCCCAACCTCAGTTATGGAGGGAATAGGCAACCCAACTTCATACCGAACAAGCAGTCTAACTTCGTGCCGAATAAGCCACCAGGGTACCAGCAGCAATACCAACCCCGACCACCTCCGCCCCCTCAATCTGGTTCATCTACGGAGGAGATGCTGAAACAAATGATGACAACCATGGcgcaaaatcagcaaaggacggagGCAGCTATTATGCAAAATCAGCAAAAGACGGACTCCGAAATGCAGGACATAAGGAATCAGATAGGTCAGATGGCCACCAGAATCAACCGTTTGGAGTCCCAGAACCAAGGGAAGCTGCCATCTCAACCGGAGTTGAATCCGAAGAACGTGAGCGCAATGACCCTAAGGAGTGGGAAAGAAATTTATGGGCCTGAACCTATGATTCCCAAGGACAAGGATGAAAAGAAGATCGAAAATGAGCTCGAAAGGGAGGACAGCAATGGTGCAGATCCAAAGGTACTTCCTGACCAAATAATTACAGTTAAAACTGACCCGCCTCCTTTTCCTAACAGGttggaaaaatcaaagaaacagGATAAGGAGAAGGAGATTTTGGAGGTTTTTCGCAAGGTTGAGATAAATATCCCACTCTTAGACGCCATCAAACAAGTACCAAAATATGTCAAGTTCCTAAGGGACTTGTGTGTCAACCGAAGGCGATTGACGGGAGATGAACGGGTCATAGTTGGGAAAAATGTGTCTGCGGTCCTGCAGAGGAAGCTTCCACCAAAGTGCGGGCacccaggtatgtttactattccCTGTAAGATAGGTAATACTGTGATCAGAAGAGCCATGTTGGATCTGGGAGCATCAATAAATGTCATGCCTAAATCTATCTATGCTTCTCTAAAATTAGGTCCATTAAAAGAAACTGAAATAATCATTCAATTAGCTGACCGAACTAATGCATATCCTGATGGGTTGGTTGAAGATGTGTTGGTAAAAGTTAATGATTTGGTGTTTCCAGCTGATTTTTATGTACTTGATATGGATGATGATCACTCCCCTGATCCCTCACCTCTGTTATTGGGTAGACCTTTTATGAGCACAGCACAGAcgaaaattgatgttaataagggtattCTGTCCATGGAGTTTGATGAAAAAATTgtgcattttaatatttttgatactaTGAAGTACCCCTCGAACTCCAACTTTAGCTCAGTTTTTTCTGTGAGTGCTATTGACCCTGTAGTGCAGGAAGTGTTTGAAACTGATGGCAGGGATGAGCTGGAGGTGGCTTTAACCAAGCACCTCGAGTTGGAGACAACTCCTCAGGTGGAGTGGAGTGAGGATTTAAAATGCACAATAGGTGCATTACACTCATTGCAGACCACCACGAAGAGGTATGTCGTCTTACCTATTTTTACTCCCGAACCTCACCAGAGGGTGTTGccatctgtggtgcaggcacctgtACTGGAGTTGAAGCCCCTGCCAGAGCACTTGAAATATGCGTATCTGGGTGACAATGAGACACTCCCAGTGATTATCTCATCGGCACTATCAAAAACCTAG
- the LOC113708134 gene encoding uncharacterized protein, with protein METIIYHSPFGLLLLCILSASIAISATNITTDQFALLSLRSQITTTDPHHILAKNWSTGSFICEWIGVTCGSRHRRVIGLNISNMGLTGIIPPQLGNLSFLVSLDMSTNNFHGEVPHEFAGLHRLRVLNLDVNNLEGYFPPWIDSFHELQYLTLRNNSFTGPILPSVSNMSKLVTLRLSNNTLQGNIPKELFNISSLEIIDLNGNSLSGSIPDSVCDRLGSLIELDLSFNQLNGHIPSSLGKCSQLQMLSLSGNHFISGYIPKELGNLKMLHRLDLAGNRLEGAIPKGIGNATMLKSLNFVYNNITGATPKEIGNATLLRYLNFGHNNITGAIPREISNLHNLEFLSFEMNKLTGSIPVEIFNLSMMRIFGFGMNQLSGNLPSTMCHMLPNLEQLYLEINNFTGSIPNSISNSSRLNLIELSHNFFTGFIPHSLGELRFLEVLNLCSNNLVSDSSSPELGFITLMTNSERLTMLEMCENPFNATLPNSAWNHSSPLQYLYVYSSGIKGSIPDGIGNLTSLVTLSMKNNHLTGSFPDRMQDLQNLQGVDLLRNKLSEITLNSFCVFRYLVGIHLDENQISGSIPECLGNVTSLRDLSLGFNRLNSTIPATLWQLKDLVELNLSSNLLSGSLPPEVSSLKVATVIDLSMNRFSGDIPTTIGKMQNLNYLSLSHNRLHGSIPESIGNMLSLQSLDISHNLLSGSIPRSMETLEYLTYLNVSFNNLTGEIPSGGPFRNFTSDAFISNAVLCGAQRFHVPPCPSIPSHRSKTKKVHRTMFILLGVIIAMGAISFGFVYLRCRRKDKLSSGEDLSLVARPERLSYFKLLQATNGYSESNLLGTGSFGSVYKGTLDDGRVVAVKVFNLELEGAFKSFDAECEVLRNLRHRNLTKVIGSCSNPDFKALVLEFMPNGSLEKWLYSHNDCLDIMQRLDILIDVATALQYLHREYSTPVVHCDLKPGNVLLDETMVAHVSDFGIAKLLGQDNITFTKTLATLGYLAPEYGLEGLVSTKCDVYSFGIMMMEVFTRTNPNDERFGEKMSLKSWVNDCVPNGITHILDANLLRANDGEYFIEKLDYLSSIMKVALNCTVESARERTSIEDVLVALKKIKLQLLPYKANSLAISTANITTDQSALLALRAHLIQPHQILQKNWSSSSSVCEWIGVTCGSRHRRVIALNVSNMGLTGITAAQMGKMWPKVCDAHFFPHFSTCSSPSKLNILPFLD; from the exons ATGGAGACAATTATCTACCATTCCCCTTTTGGCTTACTGTTACTATGCATTCTTTCAGCTTCCATAGCCATTTCCGCGACCAATATTACCACTGATCAATTTGCTCTTCTTTCCTTGAGATCTCAGATCACCACTACAGATCCTCACCACATCTTGGCCAAAAACTGGTCTACTGGTTCTTTTATATGTGAGTGGATTGGAGTCACTTGTGGTTCTCGTCATCGTAGAGTGATTGGCTTAAACATTTCAAACATGGGTCTTACCGGCATCATCCCTCCACAACTGGGAAATCTATCATTTCTTGTGTCTCTTGACATGAGCACTAACAATTTCCATGGCGAAGTACCACATGAGTTTGCAGGGTTGCATCGATTACGAGTGCTTAATCTTGATGTCAACAACCTGGAGGGATATTTTCCTCCCTGGATTGACTCCTTTCATGAACTTCAATACCTGACCCTGAGAAACAACAGCTTCACCGGTCCTATCCTGCCTTCCGTCTCAAACATGTCAAAGCTAGTGACTTTACGTCTTTCGAACAACACCCTGCAAGGAAACATTCCCAAAGAGCTATTCAATATTTCCTCGCTGGAAATTATTGACCTCAATGGAAATAGCCTCTCTGGTAGTATTCCAGATAGTGTGTGTGACCGTCTTGGGAGTCTGATAGAGCTGGACTTATCCTTCAATCAATTAAATGGTCACATTCCATCAAGTTTAGGAAAATGTTCACAACTTCAAATGTTGTCCTTGTCTGGCAACCACTTTATAAGTGGATACATACCCAAGGAACTTGGGAACTTGAAGATGCTTCACCGTCTAGATTTGGCAGGGAACAGATTAGAAG GTGCGATTCCAAAAGGAATTGGTAATGCAACTATGCTCAAGTCACTAAATTTTGTTTACAACAACATAACAG GTGCAACTCCAAAAGAAATTGGTAATGCAACTCTGCTTAGATACCTAAACTTTGGTCATAACAACATAACAG GTGCCATACCACGAGAGATCAGCAACTTACATAATCTGGAATTTCTCTCATTTGAGATGAATAAATTAACTGGTTCTATCCCTGTGGAGATATTCAATCTCTCAATGATGAgaatttttggatttggaatgaatcAACTTTCAGGCAATCTTCCATCAACAATGTGTCATATGCTTCCCAATTTAGAACAACTTTATCTCGAGATCAATAACTTTACTGGTTCTATCCCCAACTCAATCTCGAATTCTTCTAGACTTAATCTCATAGAACTCTCTCATAACTTTTTCACTGGTTTTATTCCTCATTCCCTTGGAGAACTaagatttcttgaagttctgaACCTATGTAGCAACAATTTGGTGAGCGACTCTTCATCTCCAGAATTGGGTTTCATCACTTTGATGACAAATAGCGAGCGTTTGACAATGTTAGAGATGTGTGAAAACCCATTCAATGCCACTCTTCCAAATTCTGCTTGGAATCATTCTTCCCCCCTTCAATATTTATATGTATACAGTAGTGGAATCAAAGGCAGCATTCCAGATGGAATTGGCAATTTGACCAGTTTGGTTACACTAAGTATGAAAAATAATCATTTGACCGGATCATTCCCAGATAGAATGCAAGACTTGCAAAATCTTCAAGGAGTAGACCTTTTAAGGAACAAACTAAGCGAAATCACCCTGAATTCCTTTTGTGTTTTCCGATACTTGGTGGGAATACACCTGGATGAAAATCAAATTTCAGGATCAATTCCAGAGTGCTTGGGAAATGTTACTTCTTTGAGAGATCTTTCTCTAGGTTTCAACAGATTAAACTCTACTATACCAGCAACCTTATGGCAGCTAAAAGATCTCGTGGAGCTGAATCTCTCCTCAAATTTGCTGAGTGGTTCTCTGCCTCCGGAAGTGAGTAGCTTAAAGGTTGCAACAGTAATAGATTTGTCAATGAATCGCTTCTCAGGTGACATTCCTACCACAATTGGAAAAATGCAGAACTTGAATTATCTTTCTTTATCACACAACAGATTGCATGGATCAATTCCCGAGTCAATAGGTAACATGTTGAGCTTGCAGTCTTTGGATATATCACACAACCTCCTCTCTGGTTCAATTCCTAGATCCATGGAGACCCTTGAGTATCTTACATACTTGAACGTCTCTTTTAACAATTTAACTGGTGAAATTCCTTCTGGAGGCCCTTTTAGAAACTTCACCTCTGATGCCTTCATTTCCAATGCAGTGCTATGTGGAGCTCAAAGGTTCCATGTTCCCCCATGCCCAAGTATTCCATCTCATAGATCAAAAACCAAAAAGGTGCATCGAACCATGTTTATCTTACTAGGGGTAATAATAGCAATGGGTGCGATATCCTTTGGATTTGTTTACCTAAGATGCCGAAGGAAGGATAAACTTTCCAGTGGAGAAGATTTATCCTTAGTTGCAAGACCAGAAAGACTTTCATATTTCAAGCTTCTACAAGCTACTAATGGGTACAGTGAAAGCAATTTGCTAGGAACAGGAAGCTTTGGATCTGTTTATAAAGGTACTCTTGACGATGGGAGGGTAGTGGCTGTAAAAGTGTTCAATTTAGAGCTAGAAGGCGCATTCAAGAGCTTCGATGCAGAATGTGAAGTATTGCGTAATCTTCGCCATCGGAACCTCACAAAAGTCATTGGTAGTTGCTCAAACCCTGACTTTAAGGCATTAGTGCTCGAGTTCATGCCTAATGGAAGCCTTGAGAAGTGGTTGTATTCCCACAATGATTGTCTTGACATCATGCAAAGATTGGACATATTGATTGATGTGGCAACTGCATTGCAATATCTGCACCGTGAATATTCTACTCCAGTAGTTCATTGTGACTTGAAGCCTGGAAATGTCCTGCTAGATGAAACTATGGTCGCTCATGTCAGTGACTTTGGTATTGCAAAGCTGTTGGGCCAGGACAACATTACATTCACCAAAACACTAGCTACACTTGGTTATCTTGCACCAG AGTATGGATTAGAAGGATTAGTATCGACAAAGTGTGATGTTTATAGTTTTGGAATTATGATGATGGAAGTCTTCACAAGAACAAATCCCAATGATGAAAGGTTTGGTGAAAAGATGAGCCTGAAGAGTTGGGTGAATGATTGTGTGCCTAATGGTATAACTCATATTCTAGATGCTAATTTGCTAAGGGCCAATGATGGAGAATACTTCATTGAGAAGCTGGATTACCTTTCATCCATCATGAAAGTGGCTTTAAATTGCACAGTGGAGTCTGCAAGAGAGAGAACCAGTATTGAAGATGTTCTCGTAGCATTGAAGAAGATCAAACTTCAGCTACTGCCATATAAAG CTAATTCCTTGGCCATTTCTACAGCCAACATTACCACTGATCAATCTGCTCTTCTTGCCTTGAGAGCTCACCTTATACAGCCTCATCAAATCTTGCAGAAAAACTGGTCTAGTAGTTCTTCTGTATGTGAGTGGATTGGAGTCACTTGTGGTTCTCGTCATCGTAGAGTGATAGCATTAAACGTTTCAAACATGGGTCTTACCGGTATCACAGCTGCGCAAATGGGAAAAATGTGGCCCAAAGTTTGTGATGCTCACttttttccacatttttcaACTTGTTCCTCTCCATCTAAATTGAATATTTTACCATTTTTGGACTAA
- the LOC113708133 gene encoding uncharacterized protein — protein MPMKRSRVDTEEELTLSVKIKQQQQKQSTEDQARVQEIAKESDPPRLGHFLDNCHYCKKHMPVGVEVYMYRDFCGFCSIRCREIQMSLDKLAKKQAKLAQRQSASISDKVDQ, from the exons ATGCCAATGAAGCGTAGCCGAGTTGACACCGAAGAGGAGTTGACACTGTCGGTTAAAATCAAGCAACAGCAACAGAAACAGTCAACAGAGGATCAAGCTAGg gTTCAAGAGATAGCCAAGGAGAGTGATCCACCGAGACTTGGTCATTTTTTGGACAACTGCCACTATTGCAAGAAGCATATGCCAGTGGGTGTTGAAGTCTACATGTATAG AGACTTCTGCGGGTTCTGCTCTATTAGATGCCGTGAGATACAAATGTCACTTGATAAACTGGCAAAAAAGCAAGCAAAGCTGGCGCAAAGACAATCAGCAAGCATCAGCGACAAAGTGGATCAGTGA